The Flammeovirga pectinis genomic interval TGAACCCTCTTTTTATGAGGCCAATGTAGGAAGGCTTTTAGATTTTATAAATCAAAGAAGTGATGAGGCCGATACAATTGCATTAGTGGGACATAATCCTGCAATATCATTTTTAGCAGAGTACTTAACAGGAGAAGATACTGGTAACCTACTGCCTGCAAAATGCCTAGTTATTAGTTTTGATCTAGATTCTTGGGCATTAATATCGCAGGCAACAGGTAGGTCTTTGTCTCGTTATTAATAAAGTAAAGAGGGGAGATGGTTAAAGTTTTCGATTAAGAAATCTGGTTTAACATCTGCTTTATCTGTAAGCTCTTTTCTATACTTTCCAGTTTTAACCTGAATAGCGGTAAGATTTGCCGCTTTTGCTCCTTGTATATCTCCAATAATATCATCACCAATCATTAATAATTGATGGCTAGGAAGATTGATTTTTTCTATAGCAGATTCATAAAAACTTTTATTAGGCTTGCCAATACAAGTTGCTTCGGTATTTGTTGCAAATTCTATCCCTTTAATAAAAGCACCAATGTCTATTCTTAATCCCTCAGAAGCTTTCCAGAATTTACCTTTATGTAAACCAATAATTTTACTCCCATTTAGAACTTTAAGGAATAAATTATTGATCAATTGATAATCCCAATTTTTACCAATATCACTTATAATTATAGCCTCAGGAGTTGTAGTATTAATTATAAAATTGTCTTTAAAAAGAGCTTTGATAGAACTCCCTGCTAACACTTCAATTTCTTTATAACCTTGTGCTATGGTGTAATTTAATGCTGCTAAAGGAGGACTCAATATTTCATTTTCTCCAACAGGTATACCCAATGCAATAAGTTTATGATAAAGTTCTTTTGATGTAACTCCAGAAGTATTTGTCACAAATAAAAACTGATATCCTTTAGATTTTAAAGATTTGATGGTAGC includes:
- a CDS encoding TIGR01458 family HAD-type hydrolase, whose amino-acid sequence is MKLNQIKGILCDLDGVLYNDSIVIDGVIATIKSLKSKGYQFLFVTNTSGVTSKELYHKLIALGIPVGENEILSPPLAALNYTIAQGYKEIEVLAGSSIKALFKDNFIINTTTPEAIIISDIGKNWDYQLINNLFLKVLNGSKIIGLHKGKFWKASEGLRIDIGAFIKGIEFATNTEATCIGKPNKSFYESAIEKINLPSHQLLMIGDDIIGDIQGAKAANLTAIQVKTGKYRKELTDKADVKPDFLIENFNHLPSLLY
- a CDS encoding SixA phosphatase family protein → MKTLLLIRHAEAENAYFGVDDKQRDLTQEGFSQALHLGKKINEGNYIPEIIFYSDAVRTTETTKLILEQIDVPEEATFVEPSFYEANVGRLLDFINQRSDEADTIALVGHNPAISFLAEYLTGEDTGNLLPAKCLVISFDLDSWALISQATGRSLSRY